The following proteins are encoded in a genomic region of Sorangiineae bacterium MSr12523:
- a CDS encoding nucleotidyltransferase domain-containing protein, translated as MSELRIDYDRVLRVLRRNDSDVRLCVRCGSHVYGTAREGSDEDFLVVLNDAEARQDLLWGENLNVVVHGAGTYAKALEDQSIFALEGLFAPAEHRLKDARPPFVYRRDVARLRDSAKARSDSDWTKAQKRFDAESSPKRVLHALRVLAFATQIAEHGAIVDFRVAGPWWARVRSGEHATWEALAKEFAPVRDGLLVELRR; from the coding sequence ATGAGCGAGCTCCGCATCGACTACGACCGTGTGCTGCGCGTTCTGCGCCGGAATGACAGCGATGTGCGTCTCTGCGTCCGCTGCGGCTCCCACGTCTATGGAACCGCACGCGAGGGTTCCGATGAGGACTTCCTCGTCGTGTTGAACGATGCGGAGGCGCGCCAGGACCTGCTCTGGGGCGAGAACCTCAATGTCGTGGTGCACGGCGCGGGCACGTACGCGAAGGCGCTGGAGGACCAGAGCATCTTTGCCCTCGAGGGGCTTTTCGCACCCGCCGAGCACCGGCTCAAAGACGCGCGGCCCCCGTTCGTATACCGGCGCGATGTCGCGCGTCTCCGCGATTCGGCCAAGGCGCGATCGGACTCCGATTGGACCAAGGCCCAAAAGAGGTTCGACGCGGAGTCCTCGCCAAAGCGGGTGCTGCATGCCCTGCGCGTGCTGGCGTTCGCGACGCAGATCGCCGAGCACGGCGCCATCGTCGACTTTCGCGTGGCCGGCCCATGGTGGGCGCGGGTGCGGAGCGGCGAACACGCGACGTGGGAGGCGCTGGCGAAGGAGTTCGCCCCGGTGCGCGATGGGCTTCTGGTCGAGCTCAGGCGCTAA
- the lon gene encoding endopeptidase La produces the protein MFPASVVPINVGRARSVRLVEDLLGQERAVVGIVSQRDAEVDEPAFGDLYEVGTVARVVKVIRLGPSNYSVVLHGVSRLKMLAPLGLEPYMRARIRRIPENLERDVELDALGASLRESMREALALMPNLPKETAGILDNVRESGALADLIASNLAAEQASVADKQRILETFDAKARVRAVAAIVGKQLELLRVRREISTMVADEGKSQRELILRQQMKSIKEELGEGGEDDEVEELRERLRLAQLSEDAQKIAKKQLSRLAGMQQQSAEYNVTRSYLEWLADMPWNKTTHDKLDVADVRRCLDEDHFGLEKVKKRIVEYIAVRKLRADKKGPILCFIGPPGVGKTSLGRSIARSMGRRYHRIALGGVRDEAEIRGHRRTYVGALPGRIVQGLKKVGVRNPVFVLDEVDKLGVDMMGDPAAALLEVLDPAQNSTFQDHYLDTPFDLSQITFLATANNPDTIPAPLWDRLEVIEVPGYTRMEKRNIAREFLAPKQLSAHGLTPERLEFTEPGIETIVDSYTREAGVRGLEREIGAVCRHVAMRLAEGEDVHEVATTEMVEKVLGAPRYSRETAEDQLVPGVATGLAWTPSGGDVLFIEATRMPGKGSVVVTGNLKAVMQESATAAVTFVRSKASALGLEQEFLRSIDLHLHVPKGGTPKDGPSAGITMFSAVASLLLHCPVKRDVAMTGEITLRGNVLPVGGIKEKLLAAHRAGMKEVLIPARNERDLDDVPKDVLAELSIHLVKRVDEILPLVLEPPVAPPPETPSTPPPEGDDGVHAV, from the coding sequence GTGTTCCCGGCGAGCGTGGTTCCCATCAACGTGGGGCGTGCGCGAAGCGTGCGGCTCGTCGAGGATTTGCTCGGCCAGGAGCGCGCGGTCGTCGGCATCGTCAGCCAGCGCGATGCCGAGGTCGACGAGCCTGCGTTCGGCGACCTTTACGAGGTCGGCACCGTCGCCCGCGTGGTGAAGGTCATTCGCCTGGGACCGAGCAACTATTCCGTCGTGCTCCACGGGGTGTCGCGGCTGAAGATGCTCGCGCCGCTCGGCCTCGAGCCGTACATGCGGGCGCGCATCCGCCGCATTCCCGAGAACCTCGAGCGCGACGTGGAGCTCGATGCCCTGGGCGCGAGCCTTCGCGAATCGATGCGCGAGGCCCTGGCGCTGATGCCCAACCTGCCCAAAGAGACGGCGGGCATTTTGGACAACGTGCGCGAAAGCGGCGCCTTGGCGGACCTGATCGCGTCGAACTTGGCGGCCGAGCAGGCCAGCGTGGCCGACAAGCAGCGCATCCTGGAGACCTTCGACGCGAAGGCGCGCGTTCGGGCCGTCGCCGCCATCGTGGGCAAGCAGCTCGAGCTTTTGCGGGTGCGCCGCGAGATCTCGACCATGGTCGCCGACGAGGGCAAATCGCAGCGTGAGCTCATCCTGCGCCAGCAGATGAAGAGCATCAAAGAGGAGCTCGGCGAGGGCGGGGAAGACGACGAGGTGGAGGAGCTGCGCGAGCGCCTGCGCCTGGCCCAGCTCTCCGAGGACGCGCAAAAGATCGCGAAAAAGCAGCTGTCGCGCCTCGCCGGCATGCAGCAGCAGTCCGCCGAGTACAACGTCACGCGCAGCTACCTCGAGTGGCTCGCGGACATGCCGTGGAACAAGACCACGCACGACAAGCTCGACGTGGCCGACGTGCGCCGCTGCCTGGACGAGGACCATTTCGGCCTGGAGAAGGTGAAGAAGCGCATCGTCGAATACATCGCCGTGCGCAAGCTGAGGGCCGACAAAAAGGGCCCGATTCTATGCTTCATCGGGCCGCCCGGCGTGGGCAAGACGTCACTGGGCCGCTCGATCGCGCGCTCGATGGGGCGTCGCTACCACCGCATCGCGCTCGGAGGCGTGCGCGACGAGGCGGAAATCCGCGGGCATCGGCGCACCTACGTAGGCGCGCTCCCGGGCCGCATCGTGCAAGGCTTGAAGAAGGTCGGCGTGCGCAACCCCGTGTTCGTGCTCGACGAGGTCGACAAGCTGGGCGTCGACATGATGGGCGATCCGGCGGCGGCGCTGCTCGAGGTGCTCGATCCGGCGCAGAACTCGACCTTCCAGGACCATTACCTGGATACGCCGTTCGATCTTTCGCAGATCACCTTCCTGGCGACGGCGAACAACCCCGACACGATTCCCGCGCCGCTCTGGGATCGCCTCGAGGTCATCGAGGTGCCGGGCTACACGCGCATGGAGAAGCGCAACATCGCGCGCGAGTTTTTGGCGCCGAAGCAACTTTCCGCGCACGGGCTGACGCCCGAGCGGCTCGAGTTCACCGAGCCGGGCATCGAGACCATCGTGGACAGCTACACGCGCGAGGCCGGGGTTCGCGGGCTCGAGCGCGAGATTGGTGCGGTGTGCCGCCACGTGGCCATGCGCCTGGCCGAAGGCGAGGACGTGCACGAGGTGGCGACGACCGAGATGGTCGAGAAGGTGCTCGGTGCGCCGCGCTACTCGCGCGAGACGGCGGAGGACCAGCTCGTGCCGGGCGTGGCCACGGGGCTCGCATGGACACCGTCGGGGGGCGATGTGCTCTTCATCGAGGCGACCCGCATGCCGGGCAAGGGATCCGTGGTGGTCACGGGGAACTTGAAGGCGGTGATGCAGGAGTCGGCCACCGCCGCGGTGACGTTCGTGCGAAGCAAGGCGTCGGCGCTCGGGCTGGAGCAGGAGTTCTTGCGCTCGATCGATCTGCACTTGCACGTGCCCAAGGGCGGGACGCCCAAGGACGGGCCCAGCGCAGGAATCACCATGTTTTCCGCGGTGGCGTCGCTGCTGTTGCATTGCCCGGTGAAGCGGGACGTGGCCATGACCGGCGAGATCACGTTGCGCGGCAATGTGCTTCCGGTCGGCGGCATCAAGGAAAAGCTGCTGGCGGCGCACCGTGCGGGCATGAAAGAGGTGCTCATCCCGGCGCGCAACGAGCGCGATCTGGATGACGTGCCGAAGGACGTGCTGGCCGAGTTGAGTATCCACTTGGTGAAGCGGGTGGACGAGATTCTGCCGCTGGTGCTGGAGCCTCCGGTGGCGCCGCCTCCGGAGACGCCGAGCACCCCGCCGCCCGAAGGCGACGACGGCGTCCACGCTGTGTAG
- a CDS encoding PA14 domain-containing protein, with amino-acid sequence MRYELNIGRRCVVAFAGVLALAATTGCQASFKATAGGSNQPSTYNPPPSYNEPPQGQGRGPRRAPMPGAGGPTSTNNPPPYNPPPYNPGPQAPRYTLPGGESVPVATANNGFGDGQATADALRGFVYSIPAGTSRLPSLQNMRPIGVIYARSLDVPERNFRDGFPGIDNTRNEWFAIRYEGTFNVSRTANYSFRLRSDDGSLLYIDDTIRLNNDGLHSAGGGAVNVPLNAGTHRIRVDYFQGGAGNAALQLFVAPSGSGERIFTTSL; translated from the coding sequence ATGCGATACGAATTGAATATTGGCCGTAGGTGCGTCGTCGCGTTTGCCGGGGTCCTTGCCCTGGCGGCGACCACGGGATGTCAGGCGTCCTTCAAGGCGACGGCTGGAGGCAGCAACCAGCCGTCGACCTACAACCCACCGCCCTCGTACAACGAGCCGCCCCAGGGACAGGGACGCGGTCCGCGGCGCGCGCCCATGCCGGGTGCCGGCGGGCCGACGTCGACGAACAACCCGCCGCCCTACAATCCGCCGCCGTACAACCCGGGGCCGCAGGCGCCGCGTTACACGTTGCCGGGCGGGGAGTCGGTGCCCGTCGCCACGGCGAACAACGGCTTCGGCGACGGCCAGGCCACGGCCGATGCGTTGCGCGGCTTCGTGTACTCGATCCCGGCCGGCACCTCGCGTTTGCCGTCGCTCCAGAACATGCGCCCCATCGGCGTCATCTACGCGCGCAGCCTGGACGTGCCCGAGCGCAACTTCCGCGACGGCTTCCCCGGCATCGACAACACGCGCAACGAGTGGTTCGCCATCCGCTACGAGGGCACGTTCAACGTCTCACGCACGGCGAACTACAGCTTCCGCCTGCGCTCGGACGACGGCTCGCTCCTGTACATCGACGACACGATCCGCCTCAACAACGACGGTCTGCATTCGGCGGGTGGTGGCGCGGTCAACGTGCCGCTCAATGCCGGTACGCACCGCATCCGCGTCGATTACTTCCAGGGCGGAGCCGGCAATGCCGCCCTGCAGCTCTTCGTCGCGCCGTCCGGCAGCGGCGAGCGCATCTTCACGACGAGCCTTTAG
- the tsaB gene encoding tRNA (adenosine(37)-N6)-threonylcarbamoyltransferase complex dimerization subunit type 1 TsaB, whose amino-acid sequence MSRIVAVDTSTALGSVALLEGERLVFTSERRLSNAHGESLLLAMDEAMKHAGWTPRDVERWAVGIGPGSFTGTRIGVATVKGIALGTGREVVAVTSFEAVRWGLVAAPDEVAVSVLPAMHGEVFVQWGDAEPLHLPLATAPQRIGQEIAHGRLLIVGSGGPLVDWDSIHERPVRLVNDAPHDVPHATSIARVAAQRTQSVEPTEVEPLYVRPPDITLPKGSS is encoded by the coding sequence ATGTCGCGCATCGTCGCGGTCGATACGTCCACGGCCCTCGGATCGGTGGCCCTGCTCGAAGGGGAGCGCCTCGTTTTCACCTCCGAGCGGCGGCTTTCGAATGCCCATGGTGAATCGTTGCTCTTGGCGATGGACGAGGCCATGAAGCACGCGGGCTGGACCCCGCGGGACGTGGAGCGATGGGCCGTGGGCATCGGGCCGGGCTCGTTCACCGGCACACGCATCGGCGTGGCGACCGTGAAAGGAATTGCGCTCGGCACCGGTCGCGAGGTCGTGGCGGTGACGTCGTTCGAGGCGGTGCGCTGGGGCCTCGTGGCGGCGCCCGACGAGGTCGCGGTGAGCGTCCTTCCGGCGATGCACGGGGAGGTCTTCGTCCAATGGGGCGATGCGGAACCGTTGCACCTGCCGCTGGCCACGGCCCCGCAGCGCATTGGACAAGAAATTGCGCACGGGCGGCTTCTCATCGTGGGAAGCGGAGGCCCGCTCGTCGATTGGGACTCGATTCACGAGCGCCCCGTGCGCCTCGTGAACGACGCCCCCCACGACGTGCCACACGCCACGTCGATTGCGCGCGTCGCCGCGCAACGCACGCAATCCGTGGAACCTACCGAAGTAGAGCCGCTTTACGTGCGGCCCCCGGACATCACGCTACCTAAAGGCTCGTCGTGA